From the genome of Mustela lutreola isolate mMusLut2 chromosome 16, mMusLut2.pri, whole genome shotgun sequence, one region includes:
- the VSIG10L gene encoding V-set and immunoglobulin domain-containing protein 10-like isoform X1, which translates to MSLLPRFCWETQLSLSSRRGGECLGQMGPADEDQWGRVAGSATRLRVGDPGTSHWVWLPSPPRKLPVLSDSSTREAQVQAPESRCSVLTGAASTMDTSRALLLFLLLASGGGVLNSRASSGVQQPSFSMDSESSSQIPGSKVSIQPPSWKFPDHSPGPKTTAAVPHSKWFPEASNLSDVPLSIWSDVSAEGQKLSLDPAFSEIPGSEVFSVLGSQVPAKDSEPSSVKTPTSNISAQGPDPGASIETPGSKSSPEGQDLEISAQNPESKVTTVAHPVESFPQQVGRPLSVLVGTAIQLPLVPVPSPGPPAPLVVWRRGSKVLAAGGLGPGAPLISLDPAHRDRLRFDQAQGSLELASAQLEDAGVYTAEVIRAGVSRQIREFTVGVYEQLPQLSVQPETPETEEGAAELRLRCLGWRPGRGELSWSRDGRTLEATADPEGAEPPRIRTEGDQLLITRPVRGDQARYTCRIRSPFGHTEAAADVSVFYGPDAPVIKVSSDRDAAPALYVTAGSNVTLRCTAASRPPADITWSLADPAEAAVPSGPRLLLPAVGPGHAGTYACLASNPRTGHRRRSLLNLTVADLPPGSPQCSVEGGPGDRSLRFRCSWPGGVPAASLQFQGLPEGVRAEPVPSVLLAAVPAHPRLSGVPVTCVARHLVTTRTCTVTPEAPREVLLHPTVEETPSGEAEVALEATGCPPPSRASWTREGRPVAPGGGGRLRLSQDGHRLLISNFSLDWDLGNYSVLCSGALGAGGNQITLIGPSISSWRLQRAQNAAVLTWDVERGALISGFEIQARQEGPDLGRATTYKDWISLLFLGPQERSAVVPLPRRNPGTWAFRILPTLGGQPGTPSQSRVYQASPTLGSGAIAGIVLGSLLGLALLAALLYLCICCLCRLRGDSLKKKKHPPSLTPVVPPLEKKMQSVTPVQTSQPLPLKVPLEDPSPNGAHQAAGLCPVISPGGGPRTVRAATQV; encoded by the exons aTGAGTTTGCTACCACGTTTCTGCTGGGAGACCCAGCTCTCCCTGTCTTCACGCAGGGGTGGGGAGTGCCTGGGTCAGATGGGGCCAGCTGATGAGGACCAGTGGGGCAGGGTGGCTGGCTCTGCCACTAGATTGAGGGTGGGGGATCCTGGCACGTCCCACTGGGTCTGGCTTCCTTCCCCGCCCAGGAAGCTACCAGTCCTGTCGGACTCGTCGACCAGGGAGGCACAGGTGCAGGCCCCGGAGTCTCGCTGCAGTGTCCTCACGGGTGCGGCCAGCACCATGGACACCTCACGGgctctgctgctcttcctgctcctgG CCTCCGGAGGAGGGGTTCTCAACTCCCGAGCCTCTTCTGGAGTTCAGCAACCCAGTTTCTCCATGGACTCAGAAAGCTCTTCCCAGATCCCAGGTTCAAAAGTCTCCATCCAACCCCCCAGCTGGAAATTTCCAGATCATTCTCCAGGTCCAAAAACCACTGCTGCTGTTCCTCATTCCAAATGGTTTCCTGAGGCCTCGAATTTGAGTGATGTGCCTCTCTCCATCTGGTCAGATGTTTCTGCTGAGGGCCAAAAGTTGAGCCTGGATCCTGCCTTCTCTGAAATCCCGGGTTCTGAAGTATTTTCTGTCTTGGGTTCTCAAGTTCCTGCCAAAGACTCAGAGCCCTCCTCTGTTAAGACCCCAACTTCGAACATTTCAGCCCAAGGCCCAGATCCTGGAGCATCCATTGAGACCCCAGGTTCAAAATCTTCCCCTGAGGGTCAAGATCTTGAAATCTCTGCCCAGAACCCTGAATCCAAAGTAACTACAGTAGCCCACCCTGTGGAAAGCTTCCCCCAGCAAGTGGGGAGGCCTCTCTCGGTGCTAGTGGGGACCGCCATCCAGCTCCCTCTAGTTCCAGTTCCCAGCCCCGGCCCTCCTGCTCCTCTGGTTGTCTGGCGTCGAGGCTCTAAGGTGCTGGCAGCCGGAGGCCTGGGGCCAGGGGCCCCCCTGATCAGCTTGGACCCTGCTCACCGAGACCGCTTAAGATTTGACCAGGCCCAGGGGAGCCTGGAACTTGCCTCTGCCCAGCTAGAGGATGCTGGGGTATACACTGCTGAGGTTATCCGGGCTGGGGTCTCCCGGCAGATTCGGGAGTTCACCGTGGGTGTGTATG AGCAGCTGCCCCAGCTGTCAGTGCAGCCTGAGACCCCTGAGACAGAGGAGGGGGCGGCCGAGCTGCGGCTGCGTTGCCTAGGGTGGAGGCCGGGTCGTGGGGAGCTGAGCTGGAGCCGGGACGGACGCACCCTGGAGGCAACGGCGGACCCTGAGGGAGCAGAGCCACCCCGGATCCGCACAGAGGGCGACCAGCTGCTCATCACGCGCCCTGTGCGCGGCGACCAGGCCCGGTACACTTGTCGCATCCGCAGCCCCTTCGGCCACACGGAGGCTGCGGCCGACGTCAGTGTCTTCT ACGGCCCGGATGCGCCGGTCATCAAGGTGTCCTCGGATCGCGACGCCGCCCCCGCCCTATATGTCACCGCCGGCAGCAACGTGACCCTGCGCTGCACCGCCGCCTCGCGGCCGCCCGCCGACATCACGTGGAGCCTGGCAGACCCGGCCGAGGCCGCGGTGCCCTCAGGCCCGCGTCTCCTGCTGCCGGCGGTCGGGCCGGGCCACGCCGGCACCTACGCCTGCCTCGCCTCGAACCCGCGCACCGGCCACCGCCGCCGTTCCCTGCTCAACCTCACCGTGGCGG ACCTGCCTCCCGGGTCCCCACAGTGCTCAGTCGAAGGTGGTCCGGGGGACCGCAGCCTCCGCTTCCGCTGCTCGTGGCCGGGCGGGGTCCCCGCCGCCTCCCTGCAGTTCCAGGGTCTCCCTGAAGGCGTCCGCGCAGAGCCGGTGCCCTCCGTGCTCCTGGCGGCTGTCCCCGCCCACCCCCGGCTCAGCGGTGTTCCCGTCACCTGCGTCGCTCGTCACCTGGTGACCACACGCACCTGCACTGTCACCCCGG AGGCCCCTCGGGAGGTGCTGCTGCATCCCACAGTGGAGGAAACACCATCTGGGGAGGCAGAAGTGGCGCTGGAGGCCACTGGCTGCCCTCCACCATCCAGAGCATCTTGGACCCGGGAAGGGCGGCCCGTGGCCCCTGGAGGTGGGGGTCGCCTCCGGCTCAGCCAAGATGGGCACAGGCTCCTCATTAGCAACTTCAGTTTGGACTGGGACCTGGGAAATTACTCCGTGCTGTGCAGCGGGGCGCTGGGTGCTGGGGGCAACCAGATTACTCTCATTG GaccttccatctcctcatggAGGCTGCAGAGAGCCCAGAATGCAGCAGTGCTGACCTGGGATGTGGAACGTGGGGCCCTGATCAGTGGTTTTGAGATCCAGGCACGACAAGAGGGCCCCGACCTGGGTAGAGCCACTACCTACAAAGACTGGATCTCCCTGCTCTTTCTGGGGCCTCAGGAGCGGTCAGCCGTGGTGCCTCTTCCTCGCCGGAACCCTGGGACCTGGGCCTTCCGTATCCTCCCCACCCTGGGGGGCCAGCCAGGGACCCCATCACAAAGTCGAGTCTACCAGGCCA GTCCCACCCTGGGCTCCGGGGCCATTGCTGGCATCGTCCTGGGCTCCCTTCTGGGCCTGGCGCTCCTGGCAGCACTTCTCTACCTGTGCATATGCTGCCTGTGCAGGCTCAGGG GAGACTCTCTCAAGAAAAAGAAGCATCCGCCCTCCTTGACCCCTGTGGTTCCCCCACTGGAAAAAAAGATGCAGAGCGTAACTCCAGTGCAGACCTCACAGCCTCTGCCCCTCAAAGTCCCGCTGGAGGACCCTAGCCCAAACGGAGCCCACCAA gCTGCTGGTCtctgtccagtcatctctccggGTGGGGGCCCGAGGACTGTTCGGGCAGCCACGCAGGTGTGA
- the VSIG10L gene encoding V-set and immunoglobulin domain-containing protein 10-like isoform X3: protein MSLLPRFCWETQLSLSSRRGGECLGQMGPADEDQWGRVAGSATRLRVGDPGTSHWVWLPSPPRKLPVLSDSSTREAQVQAPESRCSVLTGAASTMDTSRALLLFLLLASGGGVLNSRASSGVQQPSFSMDSESSSQIPGSKVSIQPPSWKFPDHSPGPKTTAAVPHSKWFPEASNLSDVPLSIWSDVSAEGQKLSLDPAFSEIPGSEVFSVLGSQVPAKDSEPSSVKTPTSNISAQGPDPGASIETPGSKSSPEGQDLEISAQNPESKVTTVAHPVESFPQQVGRPLSVLVGTAIQLPLVPVPSPGPPAPLVVWRRGSKVLAAGGLGPGAPLISLDPAHRDRLRFDQAQGSLELASAQLEDAGVYTAEVIRAGVSRQIREFTVGVYEQLPQLSVQPETPETEEGAAELRLRCLGWRPGRGELSWSRDGRTLEATADPEGAEPPRIRTEGDQLLITRPVRGDQARYTCRIRSPFGHTEAAADVSVFYGPDAPVIKVSSDRDAAPALYVTAGSNVTLRCTAASRPPADITWSLADPAEAAVPSGPRLLLPAVGPGHAGTYACLASNPRTGHRRRSLLNLTVADLPPGSPQCSVEGGPGDRSLRFRCSWPGGVPAASLQFQGLPEGVRAEPVPSVLLAAVPAHPRLSGVPVTCVARHLVTTRTCTVTPEAPREVLLHPTVEETPSGEAEVALEATGCPPPSRASWTREGRPVAPGGGGRLRLSQDGHRLLISNFSLDWDLGNYSVLCSGALGAGGNQITLIGAVSRGASSSPEPWDLGLPYPPHPGGPARDPITKSSLPGQSHPGLRGHCWHRPGLPSGPGAPGSTSLPVHMLPVQAQGRLSQEKEASALLDPCGSPTGKKDAERNSSADLTASAPQSPAGGP, encoded by the exons aTGAGTTTGCTACCACGTTTCTGCTGGGAGACCCAGCTCTCCCTGTCTTCACGCAGGGGTGGGGAGTGCCTGGGTCAGATGGGGCCAGCTGATGAGGACCAGTGGGGCAGGGTGGCTGGCTCTGCCACTAGATTGAGGGTGGGGGATCCTGGCACGTCCCACTGGGTCTGGCTTCCTTCCCCGCCCAGGAAGCTACCAGTCCTGTCGGACTCGTCGACCAGGGAGGCACAGGTGCAGGCCCCGGAGTCTCGCTGCAGTGTCCTCACGGGTGCGGCCAGCACCATGGACACCTCACGGgctctgctgctcttcctgctcctgG CCTCCGGAGGAGGGGTTCTCAACTCCCGAGCCTCTTCTGGAGTTCAGCAACCCAGTTTCTCCATGGACTCAGAAAGCTCTTCCCAGATCCCAGGTTCAAAAGTCTCCATCCAACCCCCCAGCTGGAAATTTCCAGATCATTCTCCAGGTCCAAAAACCACTGCTGCTGTTCCTCATTCCAAATGGTTTCCTGAGGCCTCGAATTTGAGTGATGTGCCTCTCTCCATCTGGTCAGATGTTTCTGCTGAGGGCCAAAAGTTGAGCCTGGATCCTGCCTTCTCTGAAATCCCGGGTTCTGAAGTATTTTCTGTCTTGGGTTCTCAAGTTCCTGCCAAAGACTCAGAGCCCTCCTCTGTTAAGACCCCAACTTCGAACATTTCAGCCCAAGGCCCAGATCCTGGAGCATCCATTGAGACCCCAGGTTCAAAATCTTCCCCTGAGGGTCAAGATCTTGAAATCTCTGCCCAGAACCCTGAATCCAAAGTAACTACAGTAGCCCACCCTGTGGAAAGCTTCCCCCAGCAAGTGGGGAGGCCTCTCTCGGTGCTAGTGGGGACCGCCATCCAGCTCCCTCTAGTTCCAGTTCCCAGCCCCGGCCCTCCTGCTCCTCTGGTTGTCTGGCGTCGAGGCTCTAAGGTGCTGGCAGCCGGAGGCCTGGGGCCAGGGGCCCCCCTGATCAGCTTGGACCCTGCTCACCGAGACCGCTTAAGATTTGACCAGGCCCAGGGGAGCCTGGAACTTGCCTCTGCCCAGCTAGAGGATGCTGGGGTATACACTGCTGAGGTTATCCGGGCTGGGGTCTCCCGGCAGATTCGGGAGTTCACCGTGGGTGTGTATG AGCAGCTGCCCCAGCTGTCAGTGCAGCCTGAGACCCCTGAGACAGAGGAGGGGGCGGCCGAGCTGCGGCTGCGTTGCCTAGGGTGGAGGCCGGGTCGTGGGGAGCTGAGCTGGAGCCGGGACGGACGCACCCTGGAGGCAACGGCGGACCCTGAGGGAGCAGAGCCACCCCGGATCCGCACAGAGGGCGACCAGCTGCTCATCACGCGCCCTGTGCGCGGCGACCAGGCCCGGTACACTTGTCGCATCCGCAGCCCCTTCGGCCACACGGAGGCTGCGGCCGACGTCAGTGTCTTCT ACGGCCCGGATGCGCCGGTCATCAAGGTGTCCTCGGATCGCGACGCCGCCCCCGCCCTATATGTCACCGCCGGCAGCAACGTGACCCTGCGCTGCACCGCCGCCTCGCGGCCGCCCGCCGACATCACGTGGAGCCTGGCAGACCCGGCCGAGGCCGCGGTGCCCTCAGGCCCGCGTCTCCTGCTGCCGGCGGTCGGGCCGGGCCACGCCGGCACCTACGCCTGCCTCGCCTCGAACCCGCGCACCGGCCACCGCCGCCGTTCCCTGCTCAACCTCACCGTGGCGG ACCTGCCTCCCGGGTCCCCACAGTGCTCAGTCGAAGGTGGTCCGGGGGACCGCAGCCTCCGCTTCCGCTGCTCGTGGCCGGGCGGGGTCCCCGCCGCCTCCCTGCAGTTCCAGGGTCTCCCTGAAGGCGTCCGCGCAGAGCCGGTGCCCTCCGTGCTCCTGGCGGCTGTCCCCGCCCACCCCCGGCTCAGCGGTGTTCCCGTCACCTGCGTCGCTCGTCACCTGGTGACCACACGCACCTGCACTGTCACCCCGG AGGCCCCTCGGGAGGTGCTGCTGCATCCCACAGTGGAGGAAACACCATCTGGGGAGGCAGAAGTGGCGCTGGAGGCCACTGGCTGCCCTCCACCATCCAGAGCATCTTGGACCCGGGAAGGGCGGCCCGTGGCCCCTGGAGGTGGGGGTCGCCTCCGGCTCAGCCAAGATGGGCACAGGCTCCTCATTAGCAACTTCAGTTTGGACTGGGACCTGGGAAATTACTCCGTGCTGTGCAGCGGGGCGCTGGGTGCTGGGGGCAACCAGATTACTCTCATTG GAGCGGTCAGCCGTGGTGCCTCTTCCTCGCCGGAACCCTGGGACCTGGGCCTTCCGTATCCTCCCCACCCTGGGGGGCCAGCCAGGGACCCCATCACAAAGTCGAGTCTACCAGGCCA GTCCCACCCTGGGCTCCGGGGCCATTGCTGGCATCGTCCTGGGCTCCCTTCTGGGCCTGGCGCTCCTGGCAGCACTTCTCTACCTGTGCATATGCTGCCTGTGCAGGCTCAGGG GAGACTCTCTCAAGAAAAAGAAGCATCCGCCCTCCTTGACCCCTGTGGTTCCCCCACTGGAAAAAAAGATGCAGAGCGTAACTCCAGTGCAGACCTCACAGCCTCTGCCCCTCAAAGTCCCGCTGGAGGACCCTAG
- the VSIG10L gene encoding V-set and immunoglobulin domain-containing protein 10-like isoform X4 — MSLLPRFCWETQLSLSSRRGGECLGQMGPADEDQWGRVAGSATRLRVGDPGTSHWVWLPSPPRKLPVLSDSSTREAQVQAPESRCSVLTGAASTMDTSRALLLFLLLASGGGVLNSRASSGVQQPSFSMDSESSSQIPGSKVSIQPPSWKFPDHSPGPKTTAAVPHSKWFPEASNLSDVPLSIWSDVSAEGQKLSLDPAFSEIPGSEVFSVLGSQVPAKDSEPSSVKTPTSNISAQGPDPGASIETPGSKSSPEGQDLEISAQNPESKVTTVAHPVESFPQQVGRPLSVLVGTAIQLPLVPVPSPGPPAPLVVWRRGSKVLAAGGLGPGAPLISLDPAHRDRLRFDQAQGSLELASAQLEDAGVYTAEVIRAGVSRQIREFTVGVYEQLPQLSVQPETPETEEGAAELRLRCLGWRPGRGELSWSRDGRTLEATADPEGAEPPRIRTEGDQLLITRPVRGDQARYTCRIRSPFGHTEAAADVSVFYGPDAPVIKVSSDRDAAPALYVTAGSNVTLRCTAASRPPADITWSLADPAEAAVPSGPRLLLPAVGPGHAGTYACLASNPRTGHRRRSLLNLTVADLPPGSPQCSVEGGPGDRSLRFRCSWPGGVPAASLQFQGLPEGVRAEPVPSVLLAAVPAHPRLSGVPVTCVARHLVTTRTCTVTPEAPREVLLHPTVEETPSGEAEVALEATGCPPPSRASWTREGRPVAPGGGGRLRLSQDGHRLLISNFSLDWDLGNYSVLCSGALGAGGNQITLIGPTLGSGAIAGIVLGSLLGLALLAALLYLCICCLCRLRGDSLKKKKHPPSLTPVVPPLEKKMQSVTPVQTSQPLPLKVPLEDPSPNGAHQAAGLCPVISPGGGPRTVRAATQV, encoded by the exons aTGAGTTTGCTACCACGTTTCTGCTGGGAGACCCAGCTCTCCCTGTCTTCACGCAGGGGTGGGGAGTGCCTGGGTCAGATGGGGCCAGCTGATGAGGACCAGTGGGGCAGGGTGGCTGGCTCTGCCACTAGATTGAGGGTGGGGGATCCTGGCACGTCCCACTGGGTCTGGCTTCCTTCCCCGCCCAGGAAGCTACCAGTCCTGTCGGACTCGTCGACCAGGGAGGCACAGGTGCAGGCCCCGGAGTCTCGCTGCAGTGTCCTCACGGGTGCGGCCAGCACCATGGACACCTCACGGgctctgctgctcttcctgctcctgG CCTCCGGAGGAGGGGTTCTCAACTCCCGAGCCTCTTCTGGAGTTCAGCAACCCAGTTTCTCCATGGACTCAGAAAGCTCTTCCCAGATCCCAGGTTCAAAAGTCTCCATCCAACCCCCCAGCTGGAAATTTCCAGATCATTCTCCAGGTCCAAAAACCACTGCTGCTGTTCCTCATTCCAAATGGTTTCCTGAGGCCTCGAATTTGAGTGATGTGCCTCTCTCCATCTGGTCAGATGTTTCTGCTGAGGGCCAAAAGTTGAGCCTGGATCCTGCCTTCTCTGAAATCCCGGGTTCTGAAGTATTTTCTGTCTTGGGTTCTCAAGTTCCTGCCAAAGACTCAGAGCCCTCCTCTGTTAAGACCCCAACTTCGAACATTTCAGCCCAAGGCCCAGATCCTGGAGCATCCATTGAGACCCCAGGTTCAAAATCTTCCCCTGAGGGTCAAGATCTTGAAATCTCTGCCCAGAACCCTGAATCCAAAGTAACTACAGTAGCCCACCCTGTGGAAAGCTTCCCCCAGCAAGTGGGGAGGCCTCTCTCGGTGCTAGTGGGGACCGCCATCCAGCTCCCTCTAGTTCCAGTTCCCAGCCCCGGCCCTCCTGCTCCTCTGGTTGTCTGGCGTCGAGGCTCTAAGGTGCTGGCAGCCGGAGGCCTGGGGCCAGGGGCCCCCCTGATCAGCTTGGACCCTGCTCACCGAGACCGCTTAAGATTTGACCAGGCCCAGGGGAGCCTGGAACTTGCCTCTGCCCAGCTAGAGGATGCTGGGGTATACACTGCTGAGGTTATCCGGGCTGGGGTCTCCCGGCAGATTCGGGAGTTCACCGTGGGTGTGTATG AGCAGCTGCCCCAGCTGTCAGTGCAGCCTGAGACCCCTGAGACAGAGGAGGGGGCGGCCGAGCTGCGGCTGCGTTGCCTAGGGTGGAGGCCGGGTCGTGGGGAGCTGAGCTGGAGCCGGGACGGACGCACCCTGGAGGCAACGGCGGACCCTGAGGGAGCAGAGCCACCCCGGATCCGCACAGAGGGCGACCAGCTGCTCATCACGCGCCCTGTGCGCGGCGACCAGGCCCGGTACACTTGTCGCATCCGCAGCCCCTTCGGCCACACGGAGGCTGCGGCCGACGTCAGTGTCTTCT ACGGCCCGGATGCGCCGGTCATCAAGGTGTCCTCGGATCGCGACGCCGCCCCCGCCCTATATGTCACCGCCGGCAGCAACGTGACCCTGCGCTGCACCGCCGCCTCGCGGCCGCCCGCCGACATCACGTGGAGCCTGGCAGACCCGGCCGAGGCCGCGGTGCCCTCAGGCCCGCGTCTCCTGCTGCCGGCGGTCGGGCCGGGCCACGCCGGCACCTACGCCTGCCTCGCCTCGAACCCGCGCACCGGCCACCGCCGCCGTTCCCTGCTCAACCTCACCGTGGCGG ACCTGCCTCCCGGGTCCCCACAGTGCTCAGTCGAAGGTGGTCCGGGGGACCGCAGCCTCCGCTTCCGCTGCTCGTGGCCGGGCGGGGTCCCCGCCGCCTCCCTGCAGTTCCAGGGTCTCCCTGAAGGCGTCCGCGCAGAGCCGGTGCCCTCCGTGCTCCTGGCGGCTGTCCCCGCCCACCCCCGGCTCAGCGGTGTTCCCGTCACCTGCGTCGCTCGTCACCTGGTGACCACACGCACCTGCACTGTCACCCCGG AGGCCCCTCGGGAGGTGCTGCTGCATCCCACAGTGGAGGAAACACCATCTGGGGAGGCAGAAGTGGCGCTGGAGGCCACTGGCTGCCCTCCACCATCCAGAGCATCTTGGACCCGGGAAGGGCGGCCCGTGGCCCCTGGAGGTGGGGGTCGCCTCCGGCTCAGCCAAGATGGGCACAGGCTCCTCATTAGCAACTTCAGTTTGGACTGGGACCTGGGAAATTACTCCGTGCTGTGCAGCGGGGCGCTGGGTGCTGGGGGCAACCAGATTACTCTCATTG GTCCCACCCTGGGCTCCGGGGCCATTGCTGGCATCGTCCTGGGCTCCCTTCTGGGCCTGGCGCTCCTGGCAGCACTTCTCTACCTGTGCATATGCTGCCTGTGCAGGCTCAGGG GAGACTCTCTCAAGAAAAAGAAGCATCCGCCCTCCTTGACCCCTGTGGTTCCCCCACTGGAAAAAAAGATGCAGAGCGTAACTCCAGTGCAGACCTCACAGCCTCTGCCCCTCAAAGTCCCGCTGGAGGACCCTAGCCCAAACGGAGCCCACCAA gCTGCTGGTCtctgtccagtcatctctccggGTGGGGGCCCGAGGACTGTTCGGGCAGCCACGCAGGTGTGA
- the VSIG10L gene encoding V-set and immunoglobulin domain-containing protein 10-like isoform X2, translated as MSLLPRFCWETQLSLSSRRGGECLGQMGPADEDQWGRVAGSATRLRVGDPGTSHWVWLPSPPRKLPVLSDSSTREAQVQAPESRCSVLTGAASTMDTSRALLLFLLLASGGGVLNSRASSGVQQPSFSMDSESSSQIPGSKVSIQPPSWKFPDHSPGPKTTAAVPHSKWFPEASNLSDVPLSIWSDVSAEGQKLSLDPAFSEIPGSEVFSVLGSQVPAKDSEPSSVKTPTSNISAQGPDPGASIETPGSKSSPEGQDLEISAQNPESKVTTVAHPVESFPQQVGRPLSVLVGTAIQLPLVPVPSPGPPAPLVVWRRGSKVLAAGGLGPGAPLISLDPAHRDRLRFDQAQGSLELASAQLEDAGVYTAEVIRAGVSRQIREFTVGVYEQLPQLSVQPETPETEEGAAELRLRCLGWRPGRGELSWSRDGRTLEATADPEGAEPPRIRTEGDQLLITRPVRGDQARYTCRIRSPFGHTEAAADVSVFYGPDAPVIKVSSDRDAAPALYVTAGSNVTLRCTAASRPPADITWSLADPAEAAVPSGPRLLLPAVGPGHAGTYACLASNPRTGHRRRSLLNLTVAEAPREVLLHPTVEETPSGEAEVALEATGCPPPSRASWTREGRPVAPGGGGRLRLSQDGHRLLISNFSLDWDLGNYSVLCSGALGAGGNQITLIGPSISSWRLQRAQNAAVLTWDVERGALISGFEIQARQEGPDLGRATTYKDWISLLFLGPQERSAVVPLPRRNPGTWAFRILPTLGGQPGTPSQSRVYQASPTLGSGAIAGIVLGSLLGLALLAALLYLCICCLCRLRGDSLKKKKHPPSLTPVVPPLEKKMQSVTPVQTSQPLPLKVPLEDPSPNGAHQAAGLCPVISPGGGPRTVRAATQV; from the exons aTGAGTTTGCTACCACGTTTCTGCTGGGAGACCCAGCTCTCCCTGTCTTCACGCAGGGGTGGGGAGTGCCTGGGTCAGATGGGGCCAGCTGATGAGGACCAGTGGGGCAGGGTGGCTGGCTCTGCCACTAGATTGAGGGTGGGGGATCCTGGCACGTCCCACTGGGTCTGGCTTCCTTCCCCGCCCAGGAAGCTACCAGTCCTGTCGGACTCGTCGACCAGGGAGGCACAGGTGCAGGCCCCGGAGTCTCGCTGCAGTGTCCTCACGGGTGCGGCCAGCACCATGGACACCTCACGGgctctgctgctcttcctgctcctgG CCTCCGGAGGAGGGGTTCTCAACTCCCGAGCCTCTTCTGGAGTTCAGCAACCCAGTTTCTCCATGGACTCAGAAAGCTCTTCCCAGATCCCAGGTTCAAAAGTCTCCATCCAACCCCCCAGCTGGAAATTTCCAGATCATTCTCCAGGTCCAAAAACCACTGCTGCTGTTCCTCATTCCAAATGGTTTCCTGAGGCCTCGAATTTGAGTGATGTGCCTCTCTCCATCTGGTCAGATGTTTCTGCTGAGGGCCAAAAGTTGAGCCTGGATCCTGCCTTCTCTGAAATCCCGGGTTCTGAAGTATTTTCTGTCTTGGGTTCTCAAGTTCCTGCCAAAGACTCAGAGCCCTCCTCTGTTAAGACCCCAACTTCGAACATTTCAGCCCAAGGCCCAGATCCTGGAGCATCCATTGAGACCCCAGGTTCAAAATCTTCCCCTGAGGGTCAAGATCTTGAAATCTCTGCCCAGAACCCTGAATCCAAAGTAACTACAGTAGCCCACCCTGTGGAAAGCTTCCCCCAGCAAGTGGGGAGGCCTCTCTCGGTGCTAGTGGGGACCGCCATCCAGCTCCCTCTAGTTCCAGTTCCCAGCCCCGGCCCTCCTGCTCCTCTGGTTGTCTGGCGTCGAGGCTCTAAGGTGCTGGCAGCCGGAGGCCTGGGGCCAGGGGCCCCCCTGATCAGCTTGGACCCTGCTCACCGAGACCGCTTAAGATTTGACCAGGCCCAGGGGAGCCTGGAACTTGCCTCTGCCCAGCTAGAGGATGCTGGGGTATACACTGCTGAGGTTATCCGGGCTGGGGTCTCCCGGCAGATTCGGGAGTTCACCGTGGGTGTGTATG AGCAGCTGCCCCAGCTGTCAGTGCAGCCTGAGACCCCTGAGACAGAGGAGGGGGCGGCCGAGCTGCGGCTGCGTTGCCTAGGGTGGAGGCCGGGTCGTGGGGAGCTGAGCTGGAGCCGGGACGGACGCACCCTGGAGGCAACGGCGGACCCTGAGGGAGCAGAGCCACCCCGGATCCGCACAGAGGGCGACCAGCTGCTCATCACGCGCCCTGTGCGCGGCGACCAGGCCCGGTACACTTGTCGCATCCGCAGCCCCTTCGGCCACACGGAGGCTGCGGCCGACGTCAGTGTCTTCT ACGGCCCGGATGCGCCGGTCATCAAGGTGTCCTCGGATCGCGACGCCGCCCCCGCCCTATATGTCACCGCCGGCAGCAACGTGACCCTGCGCTGCACCGCCGCCTCGCGGCCGCCCGCCGACATCACGTGGAGCCTGGCAGACCCGGCCGAGGCCGCGGTGCCCTCAGGCCCGCGTCTCCTGCTGCCGGCGGTCGGGCCGGGCCACGCCGGCACCTACGCCTGCCTCGCCTCGAACCCGCGCACCGGCCACCGCCGCCGTTCCCTGCTCAACCTCACCGTGGCGG AGGCCCCTCGGGAGGTGCTGCTGCATCCCACAGTGGAGGAAACACCATCTGGGGAGGCAGAAGTGGCGCTGGAGGCCACTGGCTGCCCTCCACCATCCAGAGCATCTTGGACCCGGGAAGGGCGGCCCGTGGCCCCTGGAGGTGGGGGTCGCCTCCGGCTCAGCCAAGATGGGCACAGGCTCCTCATTAGCAACTTCAGTTTGGACTGGGACCTGGGAAATTACTCCGTGCTGTGCAGCGGGGCGCTGGGTGCTGGGGGCAACCAGATTACTCTCATTG GaccttccatctcctcatggAGGCTGCAGAGAGCCCAGAATGCAGCAGTGCTGACCTGGGATGTGGAACGTGGGGCCCTGATCAGTGGTTTTGAGATCCAGGCACGACAAGAGGGCCCCGACCTGGGTAGAGCCACTACCTACAAAGACTGGATCTCCCTGCTCTTTCTGGGGCCTCAGGAGCGGTCAGCCGTGGTGCCTCTTCCTCGCCGGAACCCTGGGACCTGGGCCTTCCGTATCCTCCCCACCCTGGGGGGCCAGCCAGGGACCCCATCACAAAGTCGAGTCTACCAGGCCA GTCCCACCCTGGGCTCCGGGGCCATTGCTGGCATCGTCCTGGGCTCCCTTCTGGGCCTGGCGCTCCTGGCAGCACTTCTCTACCTGTGCATATGCTGCCTGTGCAGGCTCAGGG GAGACTCTCTCAAGAAAAAGAAGCATCCGCCCTCCTTGACCCCTGTGGTTCCCCCACTGGAAAAAAAGATGCAGAGCGTAACTCCAGTGCAGACCTCACAGCCTCTGCCCCTCAAAGTCCCGCTGGAGGACCCTAGCCCAAACGGAGCCCACCAA gCTGCTGGTCtctgtccagtcatctctccggGTGGGGGCCCGAGGACTGTTCGGGCAGCCACGCAGGTGTGA